A genome region from Pseudodesulfovibrio alkaliphilus includes the following:
- a CDS encoding PAS domain-containing hybrid sensor histidine kinase/response regulator, translated as MDETSRALLESSMESSLIIDVSGYVLAANLMAAKLYGMETVKELEQANIYDLLPRDSADSRRERIAEAIESVRFLRFEEEVGGRSLVHSIVPVTNPWGEVTRLAINTLDLTELRRTDEDLRREQQRQIFFMESLPGIVYHLYPDQSIRYANRYFRKYFGSPKGKKCADALNCANNSCEGCPPMESMGTDRTQEWDWTDARGRTFHLQCSPMTDSSGERMIMVLGIDITDRKRAEDALKIAHDRSEDKVRLRTRELERANAELTSKSTRLVAAMKKADAATRAKSAFLANMSHEIRTPLNAVLGMAELALRVDDPTRKNECLSRVLEAGTSLLTVINDILDFSKIEARKLALERIDFDVREVLRTALDMHRLHAADKGLVLVAEVAGEVPRAIVGDPGRLRQVLVNLVANAVKFTEAGGVTVRIGVAQGRDPAATEESLTLEFAVSDTGIGIPRKKRRAIFKSFLQADDSITRKHGGTGLGLAICKLLVELMGGVLAVESEEGRGSTFSFAVRFGVGDPEALEADRAEVEAAPPRPGLRVLLADDNALNRSLALDLLAEKGYEAVAVENGAQALEAVRSQRFDLVLMDVQMPVMDGITATRAIRDPGSGALDPQVPIVALTAHALKGDRERFLGAGMNGYIAKPIRIDDFYATVAAAVSSDSAALDDSSEGKGGHASQGDCTAGPPDRTDKGCHAFDRETALEMLGGNRALLGRMDAIFLRDTPRDLEDLAEALASRRLDEAGRLAHSIKGSAKTVGGRRAGALAEQVEFFCRQQDHASAAREYKTLESEVRSALEFLKRESALN; from the coding sequence ATGGACGAGACCTCCAGGGCGCTGCTCGAATCGTCCATGGAATCGTCGTTGATCATCGACGTGAGCGGGTATGTGCTGGCCGCCAACCTCATGGCCGCCAAGCTCTATGGCATGGAGACGGTCAAGGAGCTTGAGCAGGCCAACATTTACGACCTGCTCCCGCGTGACTCGGCGGATTCGCGCCGGGAGCGCATTGCCGAGGCCATCGAGTCCGTGCGTTTTCTGCGCTTCGAGGAAGAGGTCGGGGGGCGCTCGCTGGTCCATTCCATCGTGCCTGTGACCAATCCCTGGGGCGAGGTGACGCGGCTGGCCATCAACACCCTGGACCTGACCGAACTGCGCCGCACCGACGAGGATCTGCGCCGCGAACAGCAGCGCCAGATCTTTTTCATGGAGTCCCTGCCCGGCATCGTCTACCACCTGTACCCGGATCAATCCATCCGCTACGCCAACCGTTATTTCCGCAAGTATTTCGGCAGCCCCAAGGGCAAGAAGTGCGCAGACGCCCTCAATTGCGCCAACAACTCCTGCGAGGGGTGCCCGCCCATGGAATCCATGGGCACGGACCGCACCCAGGAGTGGGACTGGACCGACGCCCGGGGGCGCACCTTTCATCTCCAGTGCAGCCCCATGACCGATTCGTCCGGGGAGCGGATGATCATGGTCCTGGGCATAGACATCACGGACCGCAAACGGGCTGAGGACGCCCTCAAGATCGCCCACGACAGGTCCGAGGACAAGGTCCGCCTTCGCACCCGCGAGCTGGAGCGGGCCAACGCGGAGCTGACCAGCAAATCCACCCGGCTGGTGGCCGCCATGAAGAAGGCCGACGCCGCCACCAGGGCCAAGTCCGCGTTCCTGGCCAACATGAGCCACGAGATACGCACTCCTCTCAACGCGGTGCTTGGCATGGCCGAGCTGGCCCTGCGCGTGGACGATCCCACCCGAAAGAACGAGTGTCTGAGCCGCGTCCTCGAAGCGGGCACCTCTTTGCTTACGGTCATCAACGACATTCTTGATTTCTCCAAGATCGAGGCGCGCAAGCTCGCCCTGGAGCGCATCGACTTCGATGTCCGCGAGGTGCTGCGCACCGCGCTGGACATGCACCGCCTGCACGCCGCGGACAAGGGGCTGGTCCTGGTGGCCGAGGTGGCCGGGGAAGTTCCCCGGGCCATTGTGGGCGACCCTGGCCGATTGCGCCAGGTGCTGGTCAATCTTGTGGCCAACGCGGTCAAGTTCACTGAGGCTGGCGGCGTGACCGTACGCATTGGCGTTGCCCAGGGCCGGGATCCTGCCGCGACAGAAGAGTCGCTGACCCTTGAATTCGCCGTCTCGGACACGGGTATCGGCATTCCGAGGAAAAAGCGGCGCGCCATCTTCAAATCCTTCCTCCAGGCCGACGACTCCATCACCCGCAAGCACGGCGGCACCGGGCTCGGGCTGGCCATTTGCAAGCTGCTGGTGGAATTGATGGGCGGCGTCCTGGCGGTGGAGAGCGAGGAGGGCCGAGGCAGTACCTTTTCCTTTGCCGTCAGGTTCGGCGTGGGCGACCCCGAGGCTCTGGAGGCGGACCGCGCCGAGGTTGAAGCCGCCCCGCCAAGGCCCGGCCTGCGCGTCCTGCTGGCCGACGACAACGCGCTCAACCGCAGTCTGGCACTGGACCTGCTGGCCGAAAAGGGCTACGAGGCCGTGGCCGTGGAAAACGGTGCCCAGGCCCTGGAGGCGGTCAGGTCCCAGCGGTTCGATCTGGTGCTCATGGATGTGCAGATGCCCGTCATGGACGGCATCACGGCCACCCGGGCCATCCGTGATCCGGGATCGGGCGCCCTTGACCCCCAGGTGCCCATCGTGGCCCTCACCGCCCACGCCCTCAAGGGCGACCGCGAGCGGTTCCTGGGCGCAGGCATGAACGGCTATATCGCCAAGCCCATCCGCATTGATGATTTTTATGCGACCGTGGCCGCGGCCGTGAGCAGCGATTCTGCCGCGCTGGACGACTCCTCGGAGGGGAAGGGCGGCCATGCCTCGCAGGGAGACTGCACGGCCGGACCTCCCGACAGGACGGACAAGGGCTGCCACGCCTTTGACCGGGAGACGGCCCTTGAGATGCTCGGCGGAAACCGCGCCCTGCTCGGACGCATGGACGCCATCTTTTTGCGCGACACGCCAAGGGATCTGGAAGATCTGGCCGAAGCCCTGGCTTCCCGGCGTTTGGACGAGGCCGGGCGGCTGGCCCACTCCATCAAGGGGAGCGCCAAGACCGTGGGGGGACGCCGGGCCGGCGCCCTTGCCGAGCAGGTGGAGTTCTTCTGCCGCCAGCAGGACCACGCATCCGCTGCCAGGGAATACAAGACGCTTGAGTCCGAGGTCCGGTCCGCGCTAGAGTTTCTGAAGCGGGAGTCGGCCCTGAATTGA